The DNA segment TTATAGCCAGATCCTGCTAACTTCAATCCAGGGCTCTGGAGTCCACTTGCTAGAGGCTGGGTCATACAATCAATCTCCTGAGAGGTCTAATAGAAACAATGTATGAGGTaactttttctcttatttctaaGGGCATATCCCTGGATGAAATTTGTTTCATATGAGATGTAACTGTTCTGCAAACGAGGCATCAaaggggctggagcaatggcttgtcagttaagagtgcttgctgcttttgcaggggATCCAGGCTTGAGCCACACCTAAACATCCATTCCTCTCTCccgttctaggggatctgatcgCCTCATCTGGATCAGATGGTTCTGGTTGACTTTCCACCAATGTGAGCTATGTGGAGAATCAGAAAGATGAAGAAAGCAACTGTCAGCTCACCACAGGAGTggtaggtgtcttagttactgcttTATTCCcttgaagagacatcatgacaaaggcaactcttacaaaagaaagcatttaacagagGGCttgccagctgggcagtggtgacacatgcctatgTCCCAGCTCTTGAGAaggagagacaggtggatcaatgagttcaaagccagcctgctctaggGCTGAgctatctaatttaaaaaaaaaaaaaaaagaaagaaagaggcctgCTTAGTttcagaggaaaaacaaaaacaaaaacaacccccccccccaaaaaaaacccacaaaaaacaaaaagacaggaggcaggcaggcaggcaggcaggcaggcatgggatTGAGAGCTTATATCCTGATCTGGAGGCATGCAGgtagagagacactgggcctggcatgggtgTTTGAAACCTCACAGCCCCTCAGCCCTcagtaacacacctcctccaataaggccacatgttataattcccaaacagttccactaactggaggACTAACTTTGGGGACGAATCTCATTCAGAACAGCACAGTACGGCAGGAATGGAGAACAGCAAAAAATACAGTGCAGGTGCTCCTGGGGGAAGCTCTGGTTTGTGCTGCTCTCAGCAAATTGCTGGTGACAAACTTCCTACAAACAGCAGCAGAACAGCCAAAAGCACAGCTAATATAAGGAGGACTGGTTTAGTTAACCTGATTATAAATGTCTGAGGGAAGGAGCCTCATTCTTCTCACTAATTCTTCTAATAATTCCTCTACTTAGTTCACAAGACACGTCATAAAACTGAATTTGTGAAGCAGTTTTAATCGATTATTAATTACCTTCTTAACTTCATATAAATTCCAGACAAGATTTTATTAAGTTAGATCTGTTATCAATAAGATTTGAAAATGTTCTAATACACAAAACTGTATTGCATTTAATAGCATCACTAGTCATCTATTTATGAAGATATAATTACTCATAATTATACACACCAGTGGTCAACAGAGCCACTTTTAGCTCACTGACTAGGCTAAGTATTGGTCACcactaaaataaatgtttatctgattttttaaaaaattgtttttaaaaactagaagtgaaattctcttttaattatttttattctatagcgttggcgttttgcctgcatgtgcgcCGGGtcccctggaaccggagttacagaaagttgtgagcttccatgtggttctgggaattgaacctgggtcctctgagagagcagccagtgctcttaaccttcaagccatctctccagccccagaagcaCAGCTTTCACTGTATAGATGTCCTGTGGTCCATATGCAGTTCTCATTTGGAAGGAAGGGTCCATTACTTTAGAATAACGAATCAGTTTTCACACAGTCTCAATTACAGCGGCAATTTCTTTGAACTGTTTGTAGAAAttctggagagaaaggagaaaatattaattttacttttaaaggaTATTTATGAAGTTCCTTTAATTATATCTATACAGATATACACTGTCCGTATTTTAATGCTACAGTCTTGGTAAAGATCACTGAAAAACAAACATTCCTAGACAAGAGGGGTCAGAATTTGAGACAAACCCCAGATGACCATGTCTAAAAAACAAGCAGGAAGACCTGTCTCCTGAAGAACACATTACACATGGCCATGCTCCTGCAGGCGTCTCAGTGTCCATGGGGCACTGGCTCAGAAGTAAGAAGTAATGAAGAGCAAAATCTACAAATGTCCAGATCCCTTACGGGGAGCACAGTAGTCACGGgtaacatccacacacatgtgctacTTGCCACGTTGGAGGCATGGGCATATACACACAATGGCATCACTCAGCTATGACAGAGGAAACCCTCTCATTTCCTACCCAGGTGAGCCCAGAGCTCGCTATGCTGAAGACCAACCAGACACAGCAAGACAGACACTACATGATCTCAGTTATATTAAGGACACTGAATTCACAGACACAGAATATCGCAGGTGGTTGTCGGGTACTAGGGGTGTGGCAAGAGTGACGATGCTGCCTAAAGGCTGCTGACTTAGCTGCAGAGGTCCTGAGGATCTAACGTATAGAAGGCCATGTATGATTAGTAATGACATACTGTGTGAGAGATTGggagcatagattttttttttaaagaattttttaattttattttatgtgtattggtatgaagtgtgtcagatcccctggaaatagagttacagacaactgtgagctACTATGTcggattgaacccaagtcctctgaaagagcagccagtgctcgtcACCACTGAGCATCTCACCAGGTCCCAGGAACAtagattttaaatgttctcagtgcccacacattcacacacactatGGCTGCTGGGAATGCATGTGATACTTACCTTCATGGACACAATCACCGCACAACACATTGTATAAGGTGAAAACATAAACTTTGTATTTGTCAATTATACAACAACGCTTCAGGGGAAAGGTGATCTATTTACTCTTTCACTCCTGTCGGGGCAGAATGAGGGAGAAGGATGGGTCTGCAGGTATGGATGGCTGAGATGCTGAGCCTGAGGCGCTCTTTCACAATCAGTCAATGACTACATGATACACTTGCTTTGCCCATGGACATTCCTTCAAACACTTACCAATATTACTAAGAACAAAAGTGTGAAGTCTTGTCTATCAAGAGCCTCTTAAAATACAGTTTCTAGAAGAGGAACTCGAAAGTCATCCAGTGATATGGGAAAGACTTTCCCAGAGCCCATGATGGGGAGGGAAAGCCTGGGCTTAGCAGCAGAGCACCTACCTAGCATGAACAAGGCTCTAGGTGTGACCGCCACAtcatacacaaatacaaaagAAAGCTCACAGctggagatggctctgcagttatgAACCCACTCtaccagagaacctgggtttgatttccagggGCACTGACATGGCAGCCCATtacaactgcctgaaactccagtcctatgggatctgatgccctcttctggtcactgggtactgcatgtgtgtggtgcagtCATACTATAGTAGACCAAACACCCATatacccaaaataaaacaaataacaataaaggGATTCCAGGACCAatgcatttttattctttaaaaaaaaaacttttaatttccatttcattTACTATGGTTGCTTTTTTAGAGTGTTAAACTGTCCTTTGAGAGCTAACTGTTTTAGCTACTGAACGGCTcacagcaaaccaaaccaaaattgcACATGCCAGTTAAATTGGCTAACAATGCACATCTCTCAGCATATACATCCAAGAGGAAATTAGACTTAGTGTTCTGTCCCATTTCCTACCTGGGGAAAAAGGTAAGGAAAACAATAGCATGAATGGTCTAAGTTTAAGAATAAACtattgagctgggcagtggtggcgtacgcctttaatcccagcacttgggaggcagaggcagacggatttctgagttcaaggccagcctggtctacagagtgagttccaggacagccagatctacacggagaaaccctgactcgaaaaaccaaaaaaaaacaaaaacaaaaaaaacaaaacaaaacaaaaaagctattGAGTTACTTAAATCTCTGGCTAATAAGACCGGTCAATAAGTTCTTGATCTGAACTGTGTTTTGTCTAAACCTCAATGTCAATGttattcaaagaaaacattaGTTTTGCTTAAAATTATTaagcctaaagaaaaaaaaagttaattacaAAGTAGATATCTTGTAGAGAAGATgaaatattcctaaatataaccatCAAAAACTGTTAGAGTAATTAAAATGGTACCATACACAAATTGGCATGtcttattgaaaaacaaaaacttaagctTCCAGAGAAAATAACTTTAGCAATAACTACATGTAAAATATATCAACTTGCAAGTAAATAAATGTTCTCTTAAGAAGAGAGACTGTATACAGCTTTGAACCAGCAATAACACTTAAATTCAGTGAGTTGAACGACAAACCTGAAATTGTGGAATTGTCATCTCGATGGACTTGCTGCTTACTTGGCCAGAGTGATCTGCCACCTTCAGCATCACTGCCACGTAAGGATACTTGAGAGATCTGCAGCTGTCAGAGCTCACAGCCATGCCCAGTTTCCACTGAAAATCTATAAGCTTTAACACAACAGTACAAATATCATGTGAGAAATACCACTGCCTTGAACAAATACTTAAGTTTCTCTGTACTGAGTCTTGTATTCGTTTCGATACTGGTCATAGTACAAGAAAATACCTTCGTTTATGTTGGCAAGCAATGGTCAAATGGGAAAGAAAACACGGGACATGAGCAGAATCAGAAAACAAGTCAAGAAAAGCagagagttaaacaaagaaacccAAGTGTCTACCAGATGAATAACAAGGAAAAGACGTAGAAAGTAGCTTTTCCTAACAGGCTTAACTTCCGCTCTGCTTCAGGGCTCTGTGGTACTTTTAACCTTTCTTCTGTCCCATACTCAAGCCCTAAAACAGAAGCTGAGAAACATGGTCCTCACAGCTGCCTGCGGCACACGTGGAAACTGGACCATTGCAGCCTCTACAGTACCCAGCTAAAACCTACTATTACATTGAGTGGTATGAGTGGTGATGATGTGGCTTTAGATTTCATCAGTCCCTATGACAGTCACATGCCAGGTGACACACTATGCAGTGTACGTACGTGTCCAGTgcctcactgaaccatctcagtaTTATAGGGTATTATTTCCATTTTGCAGATGACAGAACCCAGTTTCAGAGAGCTTAGGTGATGGGCTCAAGGTCACACGTTCCAGGATCAGAACAGAGACTCGTGTCTGTTTGGCTCTGAAGACTGTAAGCTTAAGGACTACTAATTTAATCTAGTTCCTGTTGCAGATTCTTCTGTGTTACCCCGACATCAAACAGAACTGGATACACGGAGCTCTTGATACTGACACTAAAACCTGGGTGGAAAACTTTGCCTCACTCTGAAGATGAGATGGCGCCTGGCACTCAAACTACACTTGCTGATTGACTCTATCTTTTGCAATAAAACTACGGTGTGCCTTGTGACATCACTCCTTGGACAAACACAAGCAGTGCTGACTTTTCAGTTCCTAATTATTAGGACTAAGTAATAACTTCCAAGGTCCCTACACACTGAACTAGACATCAGAAGTTCATTGCTTTTCATaatcagaaacattttttttaaactcctgaTTTCTTGGGCACATGGAAGTTTGTTTTCTGCTTCACCGTgcgttccagggatcaaactcaagtcattcaGCTTGGCTGCAGGCACTGTCACCCAGTGAGTCAGTGAGTCAGCCCCTCATAACCCTGTGACACAGCCATAACCCTATGAAACAGCTCATTGCATGGtggtttgtttcttggttttggaGACAAGATTTTTCTATAAAGCCCAGACTGGCATCACAGCTGTGGTGACTTCTGCTTCAGCCAcccaggtgctgggactacagcCACATATATCTAGCTTGGTAGATTAATTTGCAACATACTGTacagtttgtttttgttaagtTGTGAAACTTGTCTAAAATTGCATTTTTCAGCTCTTTGTGTGTgaactatgcaaaaaaaaaaaaaacctgaatcatcttttttaaattcattattaATTCTGATAGTCTTGTAAATTATCGTGGTTTTTCTCGTGTATATAATCATATGACCAGACACTGGTGAATGACTGTATGGAGGGGATTATGGCACCCTTGCCACTCAGATACATCTGTGTCCTAATCAGAGACTTTCTCCTTGTGAGAAAGCAGACATTAAAGATTTAACAGAATTAAGATCGTGGGCTGCATTTTCCTGGGTGTGATCCCAATGTAATAACAGCTTTtctagaaggaaggaaagagggttgGAGTCAGAAGAGAGGCAGGGGTTGGAACTGAGCTGAGGCCACAAACAAGATAGGAGGTGGGCTCTAAGAGCAGGAAGAGACAAACAAGAGACCCTCCCCTGCAGCCAGACCACAACCTTCCTCCACCTTGGCCCTGTAAAACTGGTTTTATACCTCTGACTCCCAGAACTGTGACCGATGGATTCATATTGCTTTAGGGTGGAAAAGTttcctaaaatacatacatataaacttcATACGTACATACATAGATACGTACAGCCCAGTACAGGTCAGTTTCAAAGCATCTTTAATGGAACATACAAAACGAGAGGTCAAAATAACGTGGGGTTGAATAGTAATAATAAACCAACTCAGGTAActctgactggagagatggctcagtggttaaaagcacttgctgctcttccaggggacccaggttcagttcccagcacctacatggcagctcacaaccatctatttcTGCAATTCCAGCGACTCTGAGGCCCCTTCTGGTCTCTAGGGACCCACGTGTTATACAGACagataaaatcttaaaacaagaacaaagcaacaaaaagccACTAACTTCATATACGGTTACACAAAATAGAGCAGGTTTATCCGTATCACAGAGTGCCCTTGCAGGACTCTTCCAAACCAACAGCAAGAAAAGCTGGAGACTTCTAAGCTCTAAATCCAGCCAGTTAGATGCTGAGGCCAGATGACcacaagttcgaggccagtgtgGGTTACAAGTTAAGGCCGACCTCAGAAGTTTAGTGAGAGCctgcttccaaaaaaaaaaaaatcatttggagACAAGGAGCAGTCAGTACACTCttctctcagcctctgtattCTTACCATGTTTTAACTTCAGCACTTTTCTTATATTTAGGTGAACATAGGTAACTCCTGACTAAAACTCCCAATGTTCTGTCTTGGAAAAGTGTTAGTATAACTTTAGGAAGTCAAAAATCCTATTTATTCTTAATGTAACATAAGAGAGGTTAGACAAGTTAGAGTTCCTCTTCAGAGTAAGGTCTTTAAAGAAATGACTGAGCTTGACGGAGCACACCTTCGATCCCTGCgcctcagaggcagaggccagtggatctGAGAGAGCTCAAGCCAGTCTGGTTTTCCTAGCAAAGTTCCCCGGCTAGCCCGCCTCAAAATAAGCTATcgttaaaagaaaaagggaggacGCTATTTTTGCAAATCTTAGCAATGTCTCTTGTAAGCGTCACATTTGAAAACATCGTATTCCTGCCTTGGAGTAAAGGAATAAAGGGTGCCTAATAAAGGTGGACCAGCGCTCGGGCTGCACTCTAGGGGCAGGGCAGTTTAAGTGACAGCCACAGCGGCCATCCCCTCGGGTGCAAGAGGGAAGCGCAGCCCGGGGAAGGATCGGCGAGCAGGGGATGGGACGGCGGGGCGGCCACTCACCTGGCCCGTGACCTGGAACGGAAGCAGAGACACGAGTTAGAGAAACGCAGTCCGGGCGCCAGCGTCCGCCCCAGACCCTTCTCCTTCCAGCCCGTACTCACCTCCGACTTGGCATCCAGCACGGGCTCCCTGAACCCAGACTCCTCCATGACCACAGTGTGATCCACCGGCCAGCACTTCCGCTTCCGGACCTAGGCCCCGCCCACTCACGCTAGGTTGCGGAGAATAGATTTCTATGTAATTCGAGTTTTGTCTCAGTTAAACATCAGTTTTATGAGATACTGGGAAAGGGAAAGTTCTGTGGGGGGGAGAAAGGTCCAGAGACGTGCAGGAAACCTGGTGGAGGACTCGTGACATCCAGGATGTCGGCTCCCCCATCGTAGGGCAAGAAGTGGGCTCATCTCTGCGCAAGCGCAAAGTCACTGTGCCTGCAGTGACACCAATCGGCTTGTGGCCACACCCCTAGTGTGGACTCTGGTGTGACTATAACTACAATTGTCTAGCGAGAACTCTTCCCTGGGACCGAGTTCACCGGCTTAGCCTGACTTAAGGAGGGTGGAGCCTTTTTAAAATCTCTGCTATTACTCCAAATTTCAGCAGCAACTTCTCATCCTGTCTTCTCTTCTGTTGACACCAGATGCATTCTGCAGAGAATATCCACACTGATTTTTATTCTCCTGCCAATATTttatttaggagaaaaaaaaaaaaccttgaaaatattttcatacaaGTTGCAAATAATAACATGCCACCCACATTTACCAACGGTTACAGCTTTACTGTACAAATGTGCTTAAcgattttttcttaaataaatgagCGCTTGTCTCCTAAGAACACTCTaaccaagaggaacactcctccattgttggtgggattgcaagcttgtacaaccactctggaaatcagtctggcggttcctcagaaaattggacatagtactaccggaagttcccgcaatacctctcctggtcatatatccagaagatgtcccaaccggtaagaaggacacatgctccactatgttcatagcagccttatttataatagccagaagctggaaagaacccagatgcccctcaacagaggaatggatacagaaaatgtggtacatttacacaatggagtactactcagctattaaaaagaatgaatttatgaaattcctaggcaaatggatggacctggagggcatcatcctgagtgaggtaacccaatcacaaaagaactcaaatgatatgtactcactgataagtggatattagcccagaaacttagaatacccaagatataagatacaatttatgaaactcaagaagaaagaagaccaaagtgtggacactttgccccttcttagaaatgggaacaaaacacccatggaaggagttacagagacaaagtttggagcagagacaaaaggatggaccatctagagactgccatatccagggatccatcccataatcagcctccaaacgctgacatcattgcattcactagcaagattttgctgaaaggacccagatatagctgtctcttgtgagactatgccggggcctagcaaacacagaagtggatgctcacagtcagctattggagggatcacagggttcccaatggaggagctagagaaagtacccaaggagctaaaggggtctacaacttTATAGgtttaacaacaatatgaactaaccagtaccctggagctcatgtctctagccgcatatgtatcagaagatggcctagtcggccatcactggaaagagaggcccattggacatgcaaactttatatgcctcagtacaggggaatgccagggccaaaaagtgggggggagtgggggggagggtatgggggacttttgggatagcattggaaatgtaaatgaggaaaatacctaataaaatatatgtatatatatatatataaaagaacacTCTAACCATAAGTCTGGAAACTCAACATCAATCCAAGTAAGGCATGTAAATAGCTGGTGCTTCCTCAAAGGCTTGGGACAGAATCTGCTTTTCAATTCATTCAAGTTGTTGTTAGGGCTTAATTTCATGCAGGTTCTTATTTTGCTAGTTTTCAAGGATTCTCGGGTTTTAGAGACGATTCATACCCATGTCTTTGTGTCTTCACTGCCATTGCAAAGCCAAATAGTAAAACACGTCTCCCTCATGTTTGCTAATCTAACTAGAcaatttctcctttcctttcttttacctACATTCTCTGTTTTTAAGGCTTCAGATGGTTAAGTAATGCGTACTCAAATGATCTAGAATAATTTCCATAGGCATTAAAGTATATAACTGAAATTACATATTCTGAATAATCCCTATattacagttttgttgaatagAGATGTTATCTTTATAGGCTGAACATCTTTAGAGGTCCACTTACCACAAAATAGCTCACTTCGGATTGCTGAACTGTACTAGTTAAAGTACATACAGCAAACACCAAGAACTATGCCATGCATGCTGTagttgaaaatctaaaacaatcTCTAGCCAGTATTATCGGGCTTACTTAAATGTACTAAATAACTTGCAGAAAAGAATCCCTgtatgagccgggcgtggtggcgcacgcctttaatcccagcactcgggaggcagaggcaggtggatttctgagttcgaggccagcctggtctacagagtgagttccaggacagccagggctatacagagaaacactgtctcggaaaaacaaaaacaaaaacaaacaaacaaacaaacacggaCAGACGGAGCTCCATCCCTGGAGGcacatggcagaaaaaaaaaaaaaaaaaaagaatccctgtATGAGAGAAAGCCCTCACCCAAAGAAACAGGATAAAAAGATGGAACAGTATTATACATCCAGTTGATCAATACATTACTTCTAGTTATtggaatattttccttttttaaaaaacgcaggctctcactatgtaaccctggctggcctgcgaCTCACTATGAAGACCGAGCTGGTTTCTAACTTACAGAGATTTACCttcctttgcctcttgagtgctggaattaaagatgtataccaccATACCACAAACTGCCCCCTTCCCAGCTCCTTGCTGCTGGGAATAGAgaagacacacataaacatataaccCTGAGAGGTCAAAGCTTTTAAATTTAGACTCCATTGTAgaaaacctgacctaagtttgaattcAGACAAattaacaggctggtacctaacattagtttccaagtcaatccccaacaaaacctgagcctagctccaatCTCTAGGCTAACCCCCAACACCAGAGTCTCCAAGTATTGCCCCAACAGATTTGCACTCCCAGGTTACAAGCCTACCCCCTGCCTaacgaccaccaatgcagagagaagcagcaattaagtttatgatatgactcccagtaccagccaattatgttaaaggccggGGTAGCTCTCCAATTAGATGCATAAACACCCACGCTCCTGCTTGTAGCTTCCAATAAAGCCTTGCCCTGGTAGATTTTAGGAGCaccccaccaccaaaaccatcATGTGTGATAGCAGTGCCCTGGGGCTAGGGGGACCTGAGCTAGCTGGAATAAAAAGGCCCTACTGTGGTTGCATTGGATCAGCTCCTGTCTGCTTTGGGACATTTCAACCTTTCCCTGGCACTACACCCCTCACCTGATCTTTACAAAAAATTTCCCAAAGCAGAAAGAACAAATATGTTAAAGTTAACTTCTGTTTACTCTATTTTATGcgaattttattttatcttaattttttgaggcagggtctcactttgtagcccttgctatcctagaactcactatttag comes from the Mus musculus strain C57BL/6J chromosome 14, GRCm38.p6 C57BL/6J genome and includes:
- the Commd6 gene encoding COMM domain-containing protein 6 isoform 2 (isoform 2 is encoded by transcript variant 2): MEESGFREPVLDAKSELIDFQWKLGMAVSSDSCRSLKYPYVAVMLKVADHSGQVSSKSIEMTIPQFQNFYKQFKEIAAVIETV
- the Commd6 gene encoding COMM domain-containing protein 6 isoform 1 (isoform 1 is encoded by transcript variant 1), producing the protein MEESGFREPVLDAKSEVTGQLIDFQWKLGMAVSSDSCRSLKYPYVAVMLKVADHSGQVSSKSIEMTIPQFQNFYKQFKEIAAVIETV